In Hyphomicrobiales bacterium, the sequence TCGCCGCCGTCGCGGCACAGCCCGCCCGTGCCGTCGTCGGCGGCACCGACTCGCGCGACGCTCATGGCGCCCGTGCCTGGACCGTTCGGGTCGAGACCAGCCGCGGCGAGCTCTGCTCGGGCGCGGTGATCGCGCCCGAGATCGTGCTGACGGCGGCGCATTGCCTGATGGGCGGCGGCTCGATCAGCGTCGTCAGCCTCGACACCCGTTTCCGGGCGCGCCGGCAGCTGGTCGTCGCGGTGCTGCCGCATCCGAGCTTCGTGCCCGGCACGACGCCACGCACCCAGCCAGGCACCGATCTCGCACTGCTGCGCCTGGCGCAGCCGTTGCCGGGCGACATCGAGCTGCTGACTCTTGGCGGCGGCCTCTGGCAGGGCGAGACCGTCACCATGGCGGGCTTCGGCCTCTCCGCCGAGAACAACAAGAGCACCGCCCGGCGCCTGCGCGAGACCCCGCTGCTCAATGCCGGCAATTACACGACCCAGAACACGGTCAAGGTCGCCGTCGACATCGCGGCGCGTGGCGAGGCACCGGGCGCCGGCGCCTGCCGGGGCGATTCCGGCGGGCCGGTGCTGCGCGGCTCGCCGCGCTCGCGAGACCTCGTCGGCATCGTGAGCTGGTCGAGCGGGCCGCTCAATACGCGGGCACGGCGCATCTGCGGTGGCTTCACCGCGATCACGCCGGTCAGCGAGCACCGGAGCTGGATCTCCGAAGGCAGCACGCGGCTGCTGACGTTCGGTAGCGAAGCGCCGCCGGACGAAACGGCCCAGCCGCGAGCCGCCTTCAGCTGGTGGTTTTCGCGCTGATGAGACCTGGAGCATTTCCATGGTTCTCCGAACCGCGAAAATGCTCCAGATCCTTATTTTATGGCATGTTCGCTGGCGCGGACCTTCGGTTCTTCACGCGAACCGGTGTCCACTTCGCTTGAAAATGCCTCAGACCGCGAATTTCAGCCCCTTTGATCGCGGCGAAGTCCTGAACGCCGCCGCCGACGCGCTTGGTCGTGTAGAACAGGACATAGGGCTTGGCGGAGTAGGGATCGCGCAGGATGCGCACGCCGGCACGGTCGACGACGAGATAGCCGCGCCGGAAATCGCCGAACGCGATCGAGACCGCGTTGTTGGCGATGTTGGGCATGTCTTCCGCCTCGACCAGCGGGAAGCCGAGCAAGGTCGCCGGCGCACCGGCGGAGGCCGGGGGCTGCCAGAGATAATGCCCCGTGCTGTCCTTGAACTTGCGGATTGCGGCCTGGGTCTTCCGGTTCATGACGAAGGAGGCGTTCTGGCGATAGCCGGCCTTCAGCGCATAGACGAGATCGACCAGGATATCCGAAGGGTTGGAGCCAGCGAAGGCGCCGGCGACGCCGGTGTTGAGCACGCCGATATTGCCCCAGCTCCAGCTGGCATCCGCAACGGTCGGATAGGCGAGGAAGCCCTTGGGCTTGTCGACGCCGTCGCCGGTGACGAAGGCCGCCCCCTCCTGCTCCGCGAAGGCGCTCTCGACCTCCTCGGCGATCCACTGATCGATGTTGACGATCGCATCGTCCAGCAAGGTCTGCGTGGCGGCCGGCATGGCGTAGAGTTCCATGGCGGGGAAGGACAACTCCGTCAGAACGGGCGAGCCGGTCTGCGGCCGCGCCGCCGCCTCGGCCACCCAGCCGGAGGCCGGCCCCGTCGCCGAGAATGCCTTCTTGTAGGTGCCGGACGAGATCGTCCTCACGGTCGCGAGCGAGCGAATCGGCGAGACATTGGCGAGCCGGCGCAGAATCTCGCCCTCGACCGTCGACGGCGCCAGATAGCCGCCGTCCGGGCCGGAGCCGGCCGACAGCGCCTTGGCTTCGAGCCGCTTCAACCCGCCGGCTTCGCCGGTGCGGACATAGGCCGCGAAGGCGGCCTTGTGCTCCGCGACGAGCGGATCGCGGGCGGGAGCGTCCTGACCGAGCGCCGGACGGCTGCGTTCCAGCGTGATCCGGTCGATGCGGCGCATGGTGTCGTCGAGCGCGGCATCGATCCGGGTGAGCTTCTCCTCGGTGAGGGGATCGGTGCCGCTGCGAGCCTCGATCTCGGTGAGGCGCTCGTCATTGGCCGAGCGGTAGCTTTCCAGCGTATAGCGCAGATCCTCGAAGGCGAGCGCGAGATCGGCGCCCGCGGCCTTGGTCTCCGGAACGGCATGAGAGTGGTTCATGGCTTCTCCTCTGGGTGGTTTCAGACGAATGCGGGCGCGCGGCAGGCCGCCTTGACGGCGCTGATCCGGGCCTGCGGCAGCATCGGGAAGGTCACGACCGACACTTCCCAGAGGTCGACGCGCTCGAGCCGGCGCAGGCCCGTGCGCGGCTCGGTCCGCGCCCTTTGGGGGCGGAAGCCGATCGACAGGCCGTCGATGGCGCCCTCCCGCATCAGCGCGTGGATTTCGCGGGCCCGCGCGACGGCGAGCGCCAGCCGGCCACGGACGAAGAGGCCGCGGCTGTCCTCGACCAGGCTGAGCCAGCGGCCGAGCGGCTCGGCCGGATCATGCTGCCAGAGCAGCTTGACGCCGGAGGGGCCGCGCCGGGCCAGGGTGTCGCGAAAGGCGCCGGGCTCGACCACATCCTTGCCGAGGTCGGGGACGCGAAAGAGGCTGGCATAGCCTTCGAACACCCCGTCGGGCGCGATGCGCGAAGGCTGCAGCGGCAGAAGCTTGGCCTCCAGCGGCGGGCGCGATGCGGCCCTCATCGGCCACCCTCCCCGTCCTTGCCGCCTTGCGGCGGCCCGCTCTCCAGCCTCGCCAGATTGCGGACGAACCGGCTGAACGTGTCCGGCTTCAGGTGGCCGGGCCGGGCCTTGGCCGGCTGAGACCGGCCGGCACCCGGCCGGTTCGACGGAGGCTTCGCCTCGCGACTGCCCTTCATGGTTGGTCCCCCTCATGGCGTGCGTTGAAACGGTTGAGCTCGCGGACGAAGTCGTCGAAGCGGCGATTGGCCTCGGTAAGCTCGCGCAGGACGAGCCAGGCGAGCACGGATGCGCTCGCCGCCCAGAGCAACAGGCCGAGATGGCCGACATCGGCGCGGCCGACGAAGGCCGCGACGATCTGATCGAGCATGTTCATGGCCGCTCCTTTCCGGAGGCGCGCCGGCCATAGCCGACCGCCTCGCGCTTCTCGTCGGGATCGAGGAAATCCGCCGCGCCGAGGCGCCGCCAGAGCGACTCGCGCTCCTCGGCCAGCGCCTCGACCGCATCGAGATCGGGCTCGAGTGTGAGGTCGTCGCCGAAGGCGGGGCCGAGCCATTGCGCCAGCGATTGCGCCGTGCGCTTCACCAGCGGGATCACGGCCTGGCGCCAGAGCGCGCGATTGGCCTCGGCGAAATTGGCATGGGTATTGTCGCCGGGCAGGCCGAGCAGCAGCGGCGGCACGCCGAAGGCGAGCGCGATCTCGCGCGCCGCGACGCCCTTGGCGGCAACGAAATCGAGCTCGGCCGGCGTCAGGGACAGGGGTTTCCAATCCAGTCCGCCTTCGAGCAGCAGCGGCCGGCCGGCATTGCGGGCGCCCTGGAAGGAATCCTCCAGCTCCTGCTTCAGCCGCTCGAACTGCGCCTCGGTCAGCGTCGCGCCTTCCGGCCCGTCATAGACCAGCGCGCCGGAGGGGCGCGCGGCATTGTCGAGCAGGGCCTTGTGCCAGCCGCTCGCAGCGTTGTGGATGTCGAGCGCGGCAGCCGCCGCCTCGATCGGCGACAGGCCGTAATGGTCGTCGACCGGATGGAACAGCGTCAGATGCAGGATCGGCGGCACCTCGCCCTCATCCTGCCGGAAACGCACCGTGTCGCCCCCGACGGTATAGTCATAGGCTTCCGGCCAGCCCTCGCGCCCCGGCACGACGCGCATCCGGTCGGGCCGCAGCGCATAGAGTTCGCGCGGCTCGCGGCCGGTGCTCACCGCCTCGACATAGGCGTTGCCGGCCACGAGCAGATGGCCGAACAGCATCTCGCGGAAGGCGATGCCGCCCTGGCGCGGATTGGGCCGCTCGATCAGCGCCAGCGCAGGATGCTCCGGCACCTCGCGGGCGGCGGTTTTCGCAACCAACGGCAGCTGGGCCGCCGCCTCGGCGATCAGGCGCACGCAGCGATGCACGACCGGGTTGCGTTCATAGCCCTCTCGCGACAGGGCGACATAGTCGCGCGGCGTCCAGACGGCCCTGCCGGTTTCATGCAGGGCGATAAGCGGCCCGACGCGCGAGCGCTTCTGGTCCGGCGCGGCTGGGCCGCGCAGGTTGCGAAGGAAATCGAACATGGAGGTCTCGCTTTTCTGACCAACCGTCATGCTCGGGCTTGACCCGAGCATCTCGGAAACCAGTGTCTTCTCGTCCAGGAATTCTCGGGTCGAAGCTTCGCCTCGCCCGAGAATGACGCGCTCGGAGCCGCTACATCCCCCGCACCCGCGGCCTGCCCCGGGCTGCGAGCATCAGATGAGTCAGCGCCCAGACGAGAGCATCGAGCCGGTCGGGCGAGCGGCCGCCTTCGAGGCCCCCGGGGCCGAACGAACACATCTCGTCTTCCAGCGCTGGGAAGGTGCCGGCATGGCGCACGCGGTTCTGGGCGTAGAGCGCGGCCACCGGCTCGGCGCGAAGATACTTGCCGCGCGTCGCTCGGACGGACACGACCGGGACGCCGCCATCGACCTCGCGGATGATGCTTTCCACCATCTCCCCGCCCTGGTTGACCTCGA encodes:
- a CDS encoding Phage prohead protease, HK97 family, producing the protein MRAASRPPLEAKLLPLQPSRIAPDGVFEGYASLFRVPDLGKDVVEPGAFRDTLARRGPSGVKLLWQHDPAEPLGRWLSLVEDSRGLFVRGRLALAVARAREIHALMREGAIDGLSIGFRPQRARTEPRTGLRRLERVDLWEVSVVTFPMLPQARISAVKAACRAPAFV
- a CDS encoding Trypsin-like serine protease is translated as MILRSLSALAFTFLAAVAAQPARAVVGGTDSRDAHGARAWTVRVETSRGELCSGAVIAPEIVLTAAHCLMGGGSISVVSLDTRFRARRQLVVAVLPHPSFVPGTTPRTQPGTDLALLRLAQPLPGDIELLTLGGGLWQGETVTMAGFGLSAENNKSTARRLRETPLLNAGNYTTQNTVKVAVDIAARGEAPGAGACRGDSGGPVLRGSPRSRDLVGIVSWSSGPLNTRARRICGGFTAITPVSEHRSWISEGSTRLLTFGSEAPPDETAQPRAAFSWWFSR
- a CDS encoding conserved hypothetical protein (Evidence 4 : Unknown function but conserved in other organisms) — translated: MNMLDQIVAAFVGRADVGHLGLLLWAASASVLAWLVLRELTEANRRFDDFVRELNRFNARHEGDQP
- a CDS encoding conserved hypothetical protein (Evidence 4 : Unknown function but conserved in other organisms) codes for the protein MKGSREAKPPSNRPGAGRSQPAKARPGHLKPDTFSRFVRNLARLESGPPQGGKDGEGGR
- a CDS encoding HK97 family phage portal protein, whose protein sequence is MFDFLRNLRGPAAPDQKRSRVGPLIALHETGRAVWTPRDYVALSREGYERNPVVHRCVRLIAEAAAQLPLVAKTAAREVPEHPALALIERPNPRQGGIAFREMLFGHLLVAGNAYVEAVSTGREPRELYALRPDRMRVVPGREGWPEAYDYTVGGDTVRFRQDEGEVPPILHLTLFHPVDDHYGLSPIEAAAAALDIHNAASGWHKALLDNAARPSGALVYDGPEGATLTEAQFERLKQELEDSFQGARNAGRPLLLEGGLDWKPLSLTPAELDFVAAKGVAAREIALAFGVPPLLLGLPGDNTHANFAEANRALWRQAVIPLVKRTAQSLAQWLGPAFGDDLTLEPDLDAVEALAEERESLWRRLGAADFLDPDEKREAVGYGRRASGKERP
- a CDS encoding Phage major capsid protein, translated to MNHSHAVPETKAAGADLALAFEDLRYTLESYRSANDERLTEIEARSGTDPLTEEKLTRIDAALDDTMRRIDRITLERSRPALGQDAPARDPLVAEHKAAFAAYVRTGEAGGLKRLEAKALSAGSGPDGGYLAPSTVEGEILRRLANVSPIRSLATVRTISSGTYKKAFSATGPASGWVAEAAARPQTGSPVLTELSFPAMELYAMPAATQTLLDDAIVNIDQWIAEEVESAFAEQEGAAFVTGDGVDKPKGFLAYPTVADASWSWGNIGVLNTGVAGAFAGSNPSDILVDLVYALKAGYRQNASFVMNRKTQAAIRKFKDSTGHYLWQPPASAGAPATLLGFPLVEAEDMPNIANNAVSIAFGDFRRGYLVVDRAGVRILRDPYSAKPYVLFYTTKRVGGGVQDFAAIKGAEIRGLRHFQAKWTPVRVKNRRSAPANMP